Proteins encoded within one genomic window of Brachybacterium avium:
- a CDS encoding LLM class flavin-dependent oxidoreductase, producing the protein MRAFGFLSFGHYGGDPAQGGLSARQMLHDAIDISVGADELGVNGAYFRVHHYARQSASPMPLLAAVAARTQRIEVGTGVIDMRYENPLYLAEEAAALDLIADGRVALGISRGAPEAADRGWESFGYTGSTDPRGADIAMSKFEVFLQAIQAEPMTRAAAQPYMSDAAPHAPLRIEPQSPGLARRIWWGAGSRGTAERTGAQGLNLMSSTLLTEATGAAFGDLQAEQIDTFREAFRGAGHEHTPRVSVSRSVFPIVTEQDQRLFGVGSGQDSDQIGIIDGTRSTFGRSYTGAPDQLIEQLKADAAVQSADTLLLTIPSQAGVELNLHILESFATHVAPSLGWQPNTEGPVQGDPLA; encoded by the coding sequence ATGCGTGCCTTCGGATTCCTCAGCTTCGGCCACTACGGCGGCGACCCCGCACAGGGCGGTCTCAGCGCCCGCCAGATGCTCCACGATGCGATCGACATCTCCGTCGGCGCCGACGAGCTGGGCGTGAACGGCGCTTACTTCCGCGTGCACCACTACGCCCGGCAATCCGCTTCCCCGATGCCGCTGCTCGCGGCGGTGGCTGCGCGCACCCAGCGCATCGAGGTGGGGACCGGCGTGATCGACATGCGCTACGAGAATCCCCTGTATCTCGCAGAGGAGGCTGCCGCCCTGGATCTGATCGCCGACGGCCGGGTGGCGCTCGGCATCTCCCGCGGTGCTCCCGAAGCAGCGGACCGCGGCTGGGAGTCCTTCGGGTACACCGGCTCCACGGATCCGCGCGGTGCGGATATCGCCATGTCGAAGTTCGAGGTGTTCCTGCAGGCCATCCAGGCAGAGCCGATGACTCGTGCGGCCGCGCAGCCCTATATGTCCGACGCCGCCCCGCACGCCCCGCTGCGCATCGAGCCGCAGTCCCCGGGCCTCGCCCGGCGCATCTGGTGGGGCGCAGGCTCCCGTGGGACCGCCGAGCGCACCGGCGCTCAGGGGCTGAACCTCATGAGCTCGACGCTGCTGACCGAAGCCACGGGCGCCGCCTTCGGCGATCTCCAGGCCGAGCAGATCGACACCTTCCGGGAAGCATTCCGCGGGGCCGGCCATGAGCACACTCCGCGCGTCTCCGTCTCCCGCAGCGTCTTCCCGATCGTCACCGAGCAGGATCAGCGCCTGTTCGGCGTGGGATCGGGCCAGGACTCCGACCAGATCGGCATCATCGACGGCACGCGCTCGACCTTCGGCCGCTCCTACACGGGCGCGCCGGACCAGCTGATCGAGCAGCTGAAGGCTGACGCCGCGGTGCAGTCCGCCGACACCCTGCTGCTGACCATCCCCTCACAGGCCGGTGTCGAGCTGAACCTCCACATCCTCGAGAGCTTCGCGACGCATGTCGCCCCGTCGCTCGGCTGGCAGCCGAACACGGAGGGACCGGTGCAGGGCGACCCGCTCGCCTGA
- a CDS encoding S-layer homology domain-containing protein: MRRPAAPHLHPGRPGAPLRVAPPAAPPAPAPEPAAKPAPARTGRRAVLLGGAAAAVSGAVGAGALLRVGGPAAPSAASAGSSAPGGGSLPGPFEDVTADHPGAEAIRWADDTGVQPALTATGYSPDAVVTRGEAAVALHRLAGTPPVDLGDLPVLFTDLGEDPAQVSAVLWLHGRGALWGDAELRVRPDEPATGECTAMMLTALLRPALAGVGVTWDAAAEAPGSALADIAWLEAAGMASSEPAGRAGDVAVTRADLAVSLYRADAVVTSALS; encoded by the coding sequence ATGAGGCGACCCGCCGCACCGCACCTGCACCCCGGCCGGCCCGGTGCCCCGCTCCGGGTCGCGCCCCCGGCTGCTCCACCCGCGCCGGCACCGGAGCCCGCGGCGAAGCCCGCGCCGGCCCGCACGGGCCGCCGTGCCGTGCTGCTGGGCGGTGCCGCAGCGGCTGTCAGCGGTGCCGTCGGCGCCGGTGCCCTGCTGCGCGTCGGCGGCCCCGCCGCCCCGTCGGCCGCCTCCGCCGGGAGCTCGGCGCCCGGTGGCGGGAGCCTCCCCGGTCCCTTCGAGGACGTCACCGCGGATCATCCCGGCGCCGAGGCGATCCGCTGGGCGGACGACACCGGTGTGCAGCCCGCCCTCACCGCGACCGGCTACTCCCCCGATGCCGTGGTGACCCGCGGCGAGGCGGCCGTTGCCCTGCACCGTCTGGCAGGCACCCCGCCCGTGGACCTCGGGGACCTCCCGGTCCTGTTCACGGACCTGGGCGAGGATCCCGCCCAGGTCTCCGCCGTGCTGTGGCTGCACGGCCGCGGTGCGCTGTGGGGCGATGCCGAGCTGCGGGTGCGCCCGGACGAACCCGCCACCGGGGAGTGCACGGCGATGATGCTCACGGCCCTGCTGCGACCGGCCCTGGCCGGGGTCGGCGTCACCTGGGACGCCGCGGCCGAGGCCCCGGGCTCCGCCCTGGCCGACATCGCCTGGCTGGAGGCCGCCGGGATGGCGAGCTCGGAGCCGGCCGGCCGGGCCGGGGACGTGGCGGTGACGCGCGCCGACCTCGCCGTATCCCTCTACCGGGCGGACGCGGTCGTCACCAGCGCGCTGAGCTGA
- a CDS encoding BCCT family transporter: MPPDAPLPADPVGTPRSRRSRRESERFPSDPQLPGSSAGGVFQVAVALILAFLLAAGFWPAQMSSAAGAAMRWVTTIGGWSLLLIPLCLIGLLLVLACTRFGAIRLGPDDSRPEYSTFAWIAMLLGAVMGIGMVTYGVAEPVAHLLTPPHGLAEPGSEDAVVDALRFTFLDWGLHAWAVFATFGLAIGYSTHRLGNKGLVSPILRPLIGAHADGLVGKSIDVLVILSTLFGTTTSLGLGAAQISQGMSRLTGLDLTTTGVQLLVIALVTVLFTASAMSGIGRGIRYLSQTTMVIAAALLLFVLATGPTSWLINLFLRSLGGYAGGFLEISLMLPTDGADVEWMQAWTYFMMAWWISWGAFVGIFLARISRGRTLRQFVLVVLGVPSLIFSAWFTVFGGSAMFMDREREAGIGAAASENVNTAFFALLDQLPLSGLTSAVAVALVIMYFVTSADSNTYVLSVISSDGRLDPARPLMGMWGLLTGATAAVLLYAGGLEALQTAVMLSAAPFIFVILALAISLVMMLRRDPLLREGAPQRRSVPAAEGAGATDRADTAPQPSLER; this comes from the coding sequence ATGCCGCCGGACGCCCCCCTGCCTGCCGATCCCGTCGGCACCCCCCGATCGCGCCGCAGCCGGCGCGAGAGCGAGCGCTTCCCGAGCGACCCGCAGCTGCCGGGCAGCTCTGCGGGCGGGGTCTTCCAGGTGGCGGTGGCGCTCATCCTCGCCTTCCTCCTCGCCGCCGGGTTCTGGCCGGCGCAGATGAGCTCCGCCGCCGGCGCGGCGATGCGCTGGGTGACCACCATCGGCGGCTGGTCGCTGCTGCTGATCCCGCTGTGCCTGATCGGACTGCTCCTGGTGCTGGCCTGCACCCGCTTCGGCGCCATCCGCCTCGGCCCCGATGATTCGCGGCCCGAGTACTCCACCTTCGCCTGGATCGCGATGCTGCTGGGCGCCGTGATGGGGATCGGGATGGTCACCTATGGCGTGGCCGAGCCGGTGGCCCACCTGCTCACCCCGCCGCACGGCCTCGCCGAGCCCGGCAGCGAGGACGCGGTGGTCGATGCCCTGCGCTTCACGTTCCTGGACTGGGGGCTGCACGCCTGGGCCGTGTTCGCCACCTTCGGCCTGGCGATCGGCTATTCCACCCACCGCCTCGGGAACAAGGGCCTGGTCTCGCCGATCCTGCGGCCGCTGATCGGTGCACACGCCGACGGCCTGGTGGGCAAGTCGATCGACGTCCTGGTCATCCTCTCCACCCTGTTCGGCACCACCACCTCGCTGGGTCTCGGGGCCGCCCAGATCAGCCAGGGGATGAGCCGGCTGACCGGCCTGGACCTCACCACCACCGGGGTGCAGCTCCTCGTCATCGCGCTGGTCACCGTGCTGTTCACCGCCTCGGCGATGAGCGGGATCGGCCGCGGGATCCGTTACCTGAGCCAGACCACGATGGTGATCGCCGCAGCCCTGCTGCTGTTCGTCCTGGCCACCGGCCCCACCAGCTGGCTGATCAACCTCTTCCTCCGCTCGCTCGGCGGATATGCCGGCGGATTCCTCGAGATCAGCCTGATGCTGCCCACCGATGGCGCGGACGTGGAATGGATGCAGGCCTGGACCTACTTCATGATGGCCTGGTGGATCTCCTGGGGCGCCTTCGTGGGGATCTTCCTGGCCCGCATCTCCCGCGGCCGCACCCTCCGGCAGTTCGTGCTGGTCGTGCTCGGCGTGCCGAGCCTGATCTTCTCCGCCTGGTTCACCGTGTTCGGCGGCTCGGCGATGTTCATGGATCGCGAGCGCGAGGCCGGGATCGGTGCGGCCGCGAGCGAGAACGTCAACACTGCGTTCTTCGCCCTGCTCGATCAGCTGCCGCTGAGCGGACTCACCTCGGCGGTGGCCGTGGCACTGGTGATCATGTACTTCGTGACCAGCGCGGATTCGAACACCTACGTGCTCTCGGTGATCTCCTCGGATGGGCGCCTCGACCCCGCCCGCCCGCTGATGGGCATGTGGGGTCTGCTCACCGGTGCGACGGCCGCCGTGCTGCTGTACGCCGGCGGCCTGGAGGCGCTGCAGACGGCCGTGATGCTCTCCGCGGCACCGTTCATCTTCGTCATCCTCGCGCTGGCGATCTCGCTGGTGATGATGCTGCGCCGCGACCCGTTGCTCCGGGAAGGAGCGCCGCAGCGACGGTCCGTGCCCGCTGCCGAGGGCGCCGGTGCGACCGACCGGGCCGATACGGCCCCGCAGCCCAGCCTCGAACGGTGA
- a CDS encoding exodeoxyribonuclease III, with protein sequence MREAPDGGARYARKMGFMAAFSRYLTKARRAALAEGREFLLMGDLNIAHTRQDLAAWRRNQHHDGFLPEERDWFGQQLSPRTLVDVVRRLHPDEDGPYSWWSWLGQSFANDAGWRLDYHLATPRLARTAQQADVDREFRGRRLSDHAPVVVDYAWP encoded by the coding sequence ATGCGCGAGGCGCCCGACGGGGGTGCCCGCTACGCCCGGAAGATGGGTTTCATGGCGGCGTTCTCGCGCTACCTCACCAAGGCGCGCCGTGCCGCCCTCGCCGAGGGGCGGGAGTTCCTGCTGATGGGGGATCTGAACATCGCCCACACCCGGCAGGATCTCGCCGCCTGGCGCCGCAATCAGCACCACGACGGCTTCCTCCCCGAAGAGCGCGACTGGTTCGGGCAGCAGTTGTCCCCGCGCACGCTCGTCGACGTGGTGCGGCGCCTGCACCCCGACGAGGACGGCCCGTACTCCTGGTGGTCGTGGCTCGGGCAGTCGTTCGCGAACGACGCCGGCTGGCGCCTCGACTACCACCTCGCCACGCCCCGCCTGGCCCGCACCGCACAGCAGGCCGACGTCGATCGGGAGTTCCGCGGTCGGCGGTTGTCGGACCACGCTCCGGTGGTCGTGGACTACGCCTGGCCGTGA